A segment of the Candidatus Dormiibacterota bacterium genome:
CGTGAATCCCTGGCCCGCGGCGTCGAGATGATGCACCTCCTCGTAGCCGACCGTGGTGATCGTGATGACGGTCATGAAGAGGGCGTCGAGCCAGCCGAACCTCTCCACGACGACATAGCCCGCCGTGCCGTAGACGATCACCACCACGAGGGCCACCACCGCCGGGAGGAACCCCCGCAGGGGGCGGGGCGCGGGGCTTCCGGGGATCACCGCTCAGACCCGGGGTGGGCGCCGGCTCCGCGGGCTCGGGGGGCGGCGCGGCGGGGAGGGATCACCCTCGTCGGCCTCGGCCTCCGCGGTCCGCCGCTGCGCCATGCGGTCGCGCAGCCCACCCTCGATGTCGCCGTCCGGGGCGTCGCGGCGCGACAGCCAGAAGGGCATCCGCTCGGTGTCGTCGGGCACCGCCCGGCAGCTTCCGGCGAGGTGGGCGCGGAGCACCCGCTCGACCGCGGCGTCGAGGCCCCGGCCGCCGCCCTCGTTGTCGAGCGCCTCGGCCAGGTCGGCCGGCAGGCGCACCGTCACGGCTCCGCTCGAGCGTCCGAACAGCCGTCCGACCCAACTCATGAGGCGCCGAGTGTAGAGGCGGACGCGTACCCTTGGGGCATGACCAACACCGCCCGACCCACTGGCCCGGGGGCGGCGGCGCGGCCGCGCTCGCTGCCCTGGACGGGGGACGAGGAGGCCGACCGGCTCCTCGCCGAGGACGCCAACGCCCTGCTGATCGGCTTCGTGCTCGACCAGCAGGTGACCGTGCAGAAGGCCTTCAGCGGCCCCCTCGAGCTGCGCCGGAGGGTGGGCACGATCGACCCCCGCGAGCTCGCCGCGATGCCCGCCGACCAGCTGGCGGCGGCGTTCGCCGAGCGACCGGCGATCCACCGCTTCCCGACCGCGATGGCCCAGCGGGTGCAGGCGCTCGCCGCCCACCTGGTCGCCGAGTACGAGGGCGACGGCGAGGCGATCTGGCGCGGGGTCGACAGCGGCACCGAGCTCTGGAAGCGGCTCTCACGGCTTCCCGGCTTCGGCGAGATGAAGGCGCGCAACGTGCTCCGGCTGCTCGAGAGGCAGTACGGCGTCCGCCCCCCGGGGATCGAGGCGCTGCTTCCAGAGCACCGCACCCTG
Coding sequences within it:
- a CDS encoding HhH-GPD-type base excision DNA repair protein; this encodes MTNTARPTGPGAAARPRSLPWTGDEEADRLLAEDANALLIGFVLDQQVTVQKAFSGPLELRRRVGTIDPRELAAMPADQLAAAFAERPAIHRFPTAMAQRVQALAAHLVAEYEGDGEAIWRGVDSGTELWKRLSRLPGFGEMKARNVLRLLERQYGVRPPGIEALLPEHRTLGDVTTAEELADYQTQKRAYKAKLRAEGLLPKRTARART